In one Solanum lycopersicum chromosome 11, SLM_r2.1 genomic region, the following are encoded:
- the LOC138339305 gene encoding uncharacterized protein: MARQAVEIIGQCLNRTDRNLKTLEEYSLEEVESVRKELEARQRAEYEIKEAITFLEFRLREALGAVESLKAEVAALQEDREVGGSSSRYRKREARVEAPKPPAFKGVRDAQDVDNFLWHLENYFKCMRVRSDVNKINTTVLYLSESAMLWWKRKESDIAKGTCALNTWEQFRVEFKKAFFPSNVVYEAKHKMRELR, from the coding sequence ATGGCGAGGCAAGCTGTTGAGATCATAGGCCAGTGCTTGAACAGAACGGACAGAAATCTCAAAACCCTTGAAGAGTACTCCCTTGAGGAAGTTGAGAGCGTCCGAAAAGAGTTGGAGGCACGCCAGCGAGCCGAGTACGAGATAAAGGAGGCCATTACTTTCTTAGAGTTCAGGCTTAGGGAAGCACTTGGCGCAGTTGAGTCGCTTAAGGCCGAAGTGGCAGCACTCCAGGAGGATAGAGAGGTTGGTGGATCCTCATCACGTTACCGGAAAAGGGAAGCCAGAGTTGAGGCGCCCAAGCCACCTGCTTTCAAAGGCGTCCGTGACGCGCAAGACGTGGATAATTTCCTTTGGCACTTGGAAAATTACTTCAAGTGTATGCGGGTTCGTAGTGATGTGAACAAGATCAACACGACTGTGTTGTATCTTTCGGAGTCTGCCATGCTatggtggaagcgtaaagagtcTGACATCGCAAAGGGGACATGCGCGTTGAACACATGGGAGCAGTTTCGTGTGGAGTTCAAGAAGGCGTTCTTCCCTAGCAACGTTGTGTATGAGGCAAAGCATAAGATGCGGGAGTTGAGATAG